The Halomonas binhaiensis nucleotide sequence ATCGCCAAGGAAAACTTAAGCGTTACAATGGCGCTCAGATAATGATGCTGACCGCCGGAGAGCGCATGTCCGACGCCCCAAAGAAAAACCACTTTATCCATCCCCGCTATTGGCCCACCTGGCTTGCCATCACTGGCATGCGGGTGAGCGCCTGGCTGCCCTGGCGTGTGAAGCTGGCCCTGGGCAAGAGTGTCGGCCTTCTGGCCTGGCGCTTTGCCAAACGCCGCCGCCAGATCACTGAGACCAATATCCGTCTGTGCTTCCCTGAACTGGATGAGGAAGCACAGGCGCAACTGGTGAAGGATAGCTTCATTGCCAATGGCATCGGCATTTTCGAGACAGCAACGGGGTGGTGTCGCGATCCTGAACATATGCGCCACCGCGTGACCTTCAAGGGCCAGGAACATATGGCCAGGGTGGAGGAAGCCGGCAAGGGAGCGCTGATCATCGGCATTCACTTTTCGACCCTGGACCTGGGTGGCGCTCTGCATTCGTTGTTCTTTCCTGCGGATGTAGTCTATCGCCCCCACGATAATGCGCTGTTCGAACAGTTCATGACACGCGCCCGCAATGGCATTTTCGGTACGTCCATTGACCGTCATGATCTACGTGGTGTGGTGCGCCGGATCAAGACTGGCCACCACGTGTGGTACTCGCCTGATCAGGATTTTGGTCGCGATGCCAGTGTCTTTGCCCCGTTCTTTGGCATTGAAGCTGCCTCAATCAAGCTCACTGGCAAGATTGCCCGCATGACAGGGGCGCCGGTCATGCCGCTTATCTTCCATCGCAATCCGGATAACTACACCTACTCGCTGGAGTATCTGCCAGCTCTGGAAAACTACCCCACGGGCGATGAAGTCGCGGATGCCGCGCGTATCAATCAGGTGATCGAGCAGGCCATTCGACGTTCTCCCGAGCAATATTTGTGGATGCATCGTCGCTTCAAGACACGCCCCAATAGAGACGATCCGAAGATCTATGATGTGTGAGCAGCTCGGGCCTCTAGGTATGCTTCGCTACTGGCCCCTCTTTGCTCAGGCTTGCGGGAAGGCGTAACCGATGCAGGCCCTGCTGTAGACGCTGATTGACGAACTGACGGTCGAGTTCATGTGTGCTTTGTTGCTCCAGGTTCTCCACAATGCGGTCTGCAACGCGCTGGAGCGTTGCAAGCTGCTGCGGATTGGCTGTCAATGACAGAGACTTAACCGCCTTTAGCAGCCCGAGCAGAATGCTCTGATCCTCGCGACCGTACTGGAGAATCGGAGTCAGTAGTCGATGTATCAAGCTGTCGAAGGATTCCGCCTGCCAGGCAACGCGTATCTTGCCTGACGAGTCGGTAATGCAATTGGCGGGTTGCCAGCGCATGTAGTGGCTGAGGAGATCGGTGAGGCGATGCAGACACAGGCGTGCAGTACCTGGGTCATTTATGCCTGGCGATAGCGCCTTGATGGCGACTTCCATCAACTGGCTCATGCCATGTATGAAGTGCTCCTCGACAGACTCGCCATTCAACTGGGTAAGGCAGTTCAACAGGTCCGCACGGCAGTCATCGTCAGGAGCCTTGTTGCATTCCAGGAGCAGAATCGGCTGCCCTTCCAGCACGTAATCCCCAAAGCGGAAGTCGAGGTGGACGACGCCATCAATGCTCTCCGCCAGTGAAGCCATCTCGAACAGGTTACCACTCTGCAGATAGCCTGCTTCACGAGCGACAATCTCGTGGCAGGCAGAGCGATTGGTCGTGGGGAGGGGGAGATGCTGGCATCGCTCGTCCTGTTCCTTCTCGCGTCGACGCTTCATCGCGCGTAGCGTGTTGGCGTGCAGCCCACTGATGACGGAGCCCACTTGGATCGATTGCGAGACATTGTGGATGAAGTAGACGAACAGCCCCAGGCAATGCAGCACCATGACGCAGGCAGCATACACTGCAGCAGATCGCCATACTAAATCCCCATTGGCAGCGTGAGGCACGATCAACAGCATCAGAATGAACAGGATGGTGCCGAGATAATGACCAAGGACCCATTGGTTGTGGCGTTCGGAGATCAAGCCGAAAACCAGCTTGTGGGAGAAGTTGGCACCCGCCTGTGACAGTACTGACATGACCATCGAGAAGCTGAATACCATCAGCGAAATCATGCCACCAAGCAGGGCCAGTAGCAGGGGCTGAGCCTCATCCGGCTTCGACAGACTCAACTGCCTGATACTCTCTGGTAGAAAATCACTGGATACAGGTGCGGTAAATGCAAGCAGCGCCAATGAACCATAGGCAAGTGCTGCAAGTGTCGGGAGGTAGGCGATACTGCTGGCGAAGCGTTTGAATAGCTGGATAGGATGAAGCAACAGCGTTGGTGCCATGAGTAGCCTCGTGCGGATAACGAACAGCAGGTAGAGAGAACGTTGTGTCCTCTTATGCAGTGAGTTTCCATAAAGCGCAAGACTGAGTCGCTATCTGAGCTCTCTTCGACAAAAAAAACCCTCACAGGAGACTCCTGCGAGGGTTTTTGCATACAGCTCATGGTGAGGAGCTGGTGTTCAGTCTTGACGGGGCGACGCCTCAAGCATCAATGCGCTTGTACTTCATGCGGTGAGGGGTGTCGTCACCGGCGCGCTTCTTGTGGTCGGCTTCGTACTCGGTGTAGTTGCCCTCGAAGAAGACCACCTGGGAATCACCCTCGAAGGCGAGGATGTGGGTGGCAATGCGGTCGAGGAACCAGCGGTCGTGGGAGATCACCATGGCACAGCCGGGGAAGGCCAGCAGGGCTTCTTCCAGAGCACGCAATGTCTCGATGTCCAGGTCGTTCGACGGTTCGTCGAGCAGCAGCACATTGGCGCCCTGCTTGAGGGTCTGGGCCAGTTGAAGGCGGCCACGTTCACCACCGGACAGATCCCTGAGGAACTTCTGCTGATCGTTGCCCTTGAAGTTGAAACGACCCACATAAGCACGAGAGGGCATCTCGTAACCGTTGATATTGAGCATGTCCTGGCCGCCGGACACCGCCTCCCATACGGTCTGCTTGTTGTCCAGTGCGTCGCGCAACTGCTCGACATAGGCGATGTCGACGGTTTCACCCTTGATGACATCACCGCTATCCGGCGTTTCCTTGCCCTGAATCAGCTTGAACAGGGTGGACTTGCCTGCACCGTTGCCGCCGACGATACCGACAATAGCGCCATGCGGTACATTGAAGTTCAGGTCCTCGTAGAGCAGCTTGTCGTCGAAGCGCTTGCTGACGCCATGAAACTCGATGACCTTGTCGCCCAGGCGCGGACCAGGCGGAATGTAGATTTCGTTGGTCTCATTGCGCTTCTGGAAGTCGCCAGACTGCATTTCCTCGAAACGAGACAAGCGCGCCTTGCTCTTGGCCTGACGTCCCTTGGCGTTGGAGCGAACCCATTCCAGCTCATGCTTGATCGCTTTCTGACGTGAGGCTTCCTGCTTGGCTTCCCGCTCCAGGCGCTGCTCCTTGGCTTCCAGCCACTGGGAGTAGTTGCCTTCGAAGGGAATGCCATGACCGCGGTCCAGCTCGAGAATCCAGCCGGCGACATTGTCGAGGAAGTAGCGGTCGTGGGTGATGGCGACCACTGTGCCAGGGTAGTCGTGGAGGAAGCGTTCCAGCCAGGCAACGGATTCTGCATCCAAGTGGTTGGTAGGCTCGTCCAGCAGCAGCATGTCCGGATTGGACAGCAGCAGGCGGCACAGGGCGACACGACGGCGCTCACCACCGGACAGGTGGACAACCTTCGCATCCCAGGGCGGCAGACGCAGGGCTTCTGCGGCGACTTCCAGCTTGCGATCCAGGTTATGGGCATCGGCTGCCTGAATGATGTTTTCCAGACGCGCCTGCTCAGCGGCCAGTGCATCGAAGTCGGCATCGGGTTCAGCATAGGCGGCATAGACAGCATCGAGCTTGGTCTGGGCTTCCTTGATCTCGCCCAGTGCTTCCTCGACCGTTTCACGCACGCTCTTGGTGTCGTCCAGTTCGGGTTCCTGAGGCAGGTAGCCCACGTTGATTCCCGGCATCGGACGGGCTTCGCCTTCGAACTCGGTGTCTACGCCGGCCATGATGCGCAGCAAGGTCGATTTACCGGCACCGTTCAGGCCAAGCACGCCGATCTTGGCGCCCGGGAAGAAGGACAGGGAGATGTCCTTGAGAATCTGCTTCTTGGGGGGCACGACCTTGCCCACCCGGTTCATGGTGTAGACGTATTGCGCCATGTGAGCTCACTAAAGTTGGATGTTCGCTAAAGTTGGATGTTCGCGGAACAGGGCAAAGATGATAGAGCCCAGAGGATGGAAACGCCAGTTGTGGGAAGCCAATACTTTCCCAAGTGCTTCCCCAAGTGCATTCACAAGACTTACCCAGGAAGCACCCGTGAAGTGCTTCCCGTTGTCGCAGATTGCTGCAGAGAGCCGTGTGCGGTGCTGCTACTCTTCTTCGTCCTCCTCATCGAAGTCCCAGTCGTCATCAATGGCCTGCTTCAGGCGACGCTCTTCCAGCAGGGCCTCGACACGACGCCGGGCCTTTAAGGTGTCCGTGCGACTGGTGCGGGGATTGCGAGAGGTGTACTCGTCATCGTTTACCGCATCATCAAGGTCAAAATCACTATCATCGATAAGAGAATCTCGGCTCATGTGAAAGTCTCCCATGGCCATGCTTCCCAGAGGGAAGCACTGCATAAATGTCTGCGCGTGCGAATCACTGCGTTGCGCGGTGCTCACAATCCTCACCTATACCCCATAGGCTCCGGTTGTTGCGCTCCGTGCGCCTTGTGCTTCATCTCGCTCAGCCGATTTATTCAGCACTTCCGTAACGGGAAGCGCACGATACCCACTTTCTGAAACGCCACTGACAACTCAGCTCAACTTCGATCAGCGTTGTCATTGCTGGCGGCCAGAAAGCGCCAACAGAATCCTCGAGGTTCTTGTTCGCTATATATGCCGGGGATCGCAAAAGTGCAAGTCAGTAATGGGGAAATTAATACAATCGTAAATTTCGTTTGATCGAGGTAGGCAACGTGTGTCCTGCTATGATCTTAGTCCCACTTAATATTCACGGGAGACGGAAGTGGCTCGGGTCAAGATTGTCTTTTGCACGCAGTGCCAGTGGCTGCTGCGCAGTGGCTGGTATGCCCAGGAGCTGATCTCCACGTTTGGAGAAGGTCTGGAGGAAGTGACGCTGGTGCCTTCACATGGTGGTCGCTTCGAGATTACGCTGGATGATCAGTTGTTGTGGGAGCGCAAGCGTGATGGTGGCTTCCCGGATATCAAGACGCTCAAGCAGCGGGTGCGCGATGTCATCGAGCCATCAAGGGATCTGGGGCATATCGATCGCTGAACGTGGGGTGGCGCGTGTCGTTCGTTGCCAGCAGCGAATGACATGGAGATAGACTGCTTTCCGAAGCTCGAAGCTCGAAGCTCGAAGCTCGAAGCCCGAAGCTCACTGACAAGGATGTAGCATGAATTCTGACCGGCAGGCCATGGCCTATGGCCTGGGAGCGGTCGCTCTCTGGTCCACCGTCGCGACTGCCTTCAAGGTGGCGCTGGGCCACATGAGTCCCTTGGAACTGATCTGGATAGCGGCACTGGTGTCCTGGATTCTGATGGGAACACTGGTGATTCGGCGTGGCCAGATGCGCAATGCACTCAGGCAGGGCTGGTCGACCGCGTGCTGGGCCGGGTTGTTGAACCCGGTGGCCTACTACCTGGTGTTGTTTGCCGCCTACGACCGTTTGCCAGGCCAGGAGGCCATGGCTCTCAATTATACATGGGCGTTGACCATGGCCTTGCTGGCAGTGCCTATCCTCAAGCAGCGCCTGACTCCTGTCGACGTGCTGGCAGGAGGTGTCGCGTATTCTGGTGTCTGGGTCATTGCCACTCGAGGCCAGGTGCTCAGCGTGACTTTTGCCGATGCCCTTGGGGTAGTGCTGGCGTTGGTTTCAACACTTATCTGGGCACTATACTGGCTGCTCAATGCCAGGGATCGACGCCCACCGATGGTGGCCCAGTGGCAGAACTTCAGTGTTGCCATTCCGGTGCTGACAATACTGATGCTGTTGGGTCCAGGCTTTGAGTGGCATGGCATCACCGCTCTGGGAGCGGGAGTTTATGTTGGCCTGTTCGAGATGGGGGTCGCCTTTGTATTGTGGCAAATGGCGGTACACAAGGTGTCGCGTACCGCCAAGGTGTCTAATCTCATCTTCCTGTCGCCCCCGGTTTCATTGCTGCTGCTCCACTTCGTGATTGGAGAACCGATCTTGCCCTCGACGCTGGTCGGCTTGGTACTGATCCTCTCGGGGCTGGGCTTGCAGCAGTGCCAACGTACACCGCCTGCTCAGGAAGACGCCTCTACCTGAGGGGTATCGGTGGACGGTATGCCTGCCTCGCGCAGTAAAGGCGTGAGTCTGGTCCAGACATTGTCGAGAATGCGGGGCTGAGCCTCGGCCGTGGGGTGAATGCCGTCATCCTGCATCAGCTCGGGCTGGAGCGCGACGCCGTCGAGCAGGAAGGGCAGCAAGGGTAACTGGTATTCGTCGGCGAGCTTCTGGAACACCTGGCCGAAGGCCTCGCGGTAGGCTTGCCCGTAATTGGGCGGGATATCGATGCCCACCAGCAGAACCTCAGCATCACTGGCCAGGCTCTGTTCGATCATGCGGTCCAGGTTGGCCTGCATCTGCTGAGGGGGCAGACCACGCAGGCCATCATTGCCGCCCAGTTCGAGTATCACGATTTCCGGACGATGTTTTTCAAGCAGGCTAGCCAGACGGCTGGCGCCACCACTAGTGGTCTCACCACTGATGCTGGCATTGATCACCCGGGCCTGGCCGTCGAGTCGCTGGCTGAGCAGTGTGACCCAACCGGTTTCCTGCGGGATGCCATAAGCGGCACTGAGACTGTCACCGACCACCAGTAGTGTGGGAGGCTGTGACTTTGTCTGGGCTATGCCGCTGCTTGACCACAGCGCGGTGCAGAACACAATGATCATCAGCAGCCAGCGGCTGTGCAGCCCCGGATGTCGATGCAACTGTCCAACTTCAGGGATACCGTCTGTCATGTCCAAGGCTCCTCTTTCAACATCATCACCCCATGCACATTCCCCAGTTGCAGAAGCTGTCCTTGCTGCGAGAGGGCTGGCAAAAAGCGTGACCAGTGGTTCGCGGGTATTGACCATTCTGCGTGAGCTTGAGCTCGTCGTACATGCCGGTGAGAGTGTCGCCATTCTCGGCCAGAGTGGTGCCGGCAAGTCGACACTGTTGGGGCTGCTCGCTGGACTTGATGATCCCAGTGAGGGCGAACTGTCCTTGTTCGGTGAATCATTGACCGAGTTGGATGAGGATGGTCGAGCGGCCCTGCGCAATGGCCGAGTCGGGTTCGTGTTCCAGAATTTCCAGTTGCTGCCGACACTCACCGCGCTCGAGAACGTACTGTTGCCGACAGAGCTATCGATGCAGAACCATCGTGAGCAGCGTGCTCGTGAGTGGCTGGAGCGGGTGGGGCTGGCACAACGCCATGATCACCTGCCCCGCCAGTTGTCTGGTGGTGAACAGCAGCGGGTTGCCCTGGCTCGTGCCTTTGTCACTTCGCCGGAACTGGTGTTTGCCGATGAGCCGACCGGCAATCTCGACCCGCAGACAGGGGAAAGGATCATCCAGACTCTGTTCGAACTCAATCAGGAGCAGGGAACGACATTGGTGCTGGTGACCCACGACCATGCCCTGGCACGGCGCTGCGACCGCTGTCTGCAATTGGTCGACGGTCGTCTTGAAGCCATGGACGTGAGCGAGACGGGATCATGAAGGGACATCAGTCGATGGAGGTCGCTGCGATGGGCGGCCTGGTGGCGCGCAGCTTGCGCCGTGACCTGCGTGCTGCGGATGTACGTGCCTTGTTGATCGCCTTGATACTGGCGGTGGCGGCATCGACCATGATGGGATTTTTTCTCGATCGTCTGGAACGAGGGCTGGTACGACAAGCCGGCCAGATGATGGGGGGTGATCTGGTTCTGGAACAGTCGACACCTTTTGATGATGGACTGCGCCAGCAACTGGTCGAGGCGGGAATGCAACTTAGCGATCAGGTTGACCTGGTCTCCATGGCCAGCCGCGAAGAGGCCTTTCAGCCGGTCAGCATCAAGGCCGTGGACAAGGCTTATCCTCATTACGGCAGCTCTCGTATTGACCGTGGCGAGGGTGCCGAGGAAGTCGAACATGGTCCTGCCCGCGGAGAACTATGGCTCTCGCCGAGGTTGCGACAGTTGCTTGATATCGAGCTGGGCGAGTCACTCCAATTGGGGCAGGCACGGTTCAAGGTAGGGGCCTGGCTGGAGCGCGAGGCAGATCAGTCGACCGGCTTTGGCAGCCTGAATCCTCGGGTCATGATGCATGTTGCGGACCTCGATGCGACAGGTCTCGTCCAGCCAGGGTCTCGGCTGGAGTACGAAATTCTGGCGGCAGGTTCGGCACAGAGTGTGGAGCAACTAGCGCCTCTGCTCGAACGTCTGCGTCGTGAGGGGGTGGAGGTACGTGATGTACGCCATGACAGACCCCAGCTGGGCTCGGCGCTGGAGCGTGCCGATACCTATCTGAGCCTGGCTGGTCTGGCAGCGGTGTTGCTGGCGGGTGTCGCCGTGGCATTGTCCACACGACGCTATGTCGAACGCCATCTCGACAGTGCGGCATTGATGCGCTGTTTCGGCGCCTCACAGGCGACCTTGATGTATCTCTTTGGTCTGCAACTGTTGGTGCTGTCGGTAGTGGCAGCATTGCTGGGAGCTGTGTTGGGATTGGCTGGGCAGGCGTTGTTGGTTGCATTGATCCGCCCTTTCCTGCCGATGGAGCTGCCGTCACCAGGCTGGTTGCCGCTGTGGCTGGGTGTCTTGACCGCTTTGGCTGTATTGGCAGGCTTTGCCGGCCCGACATTGCTGCGCCTGAGGCGTGTCAGCGCGCTCAAGGTGTTGCGCCGGGAGCTGGATCCGCTACCGGTATCGGCGTGGATGATGGTCGTCGTGGCTGCCGCTTCCTTTGGTGCCTTGATGTGGCTTTATTCGGGCAGTCTCGGCCTGGCTCTTGGATTGCTCCTCGGCGGCCTGCTGGCGCTGGTGGTGATGTGGGGGGTGGGTGGACTTGTTCTTGATGCCTTGATGTGGCTGGTATCACGGCTGGGGGCTGGCGCTCGCCAGGGCTGGCGCCATGCACTGCAGCTTGGCGCTCGGCAACTGGCGCGTCGGCGTAACTTGAGTCTTGGCCAACTGCTGGCTTTTGCCGTCACCTTCTTTGCCATGGCGATGATCAGCCTGGTCAGGGGTGATCTGGTCACTACCTGGCAGGAGCAACTGCCTGCCGACACACCCAACCATTTCGCCATCAATATCCAGCCGGGCGAGCGCGATGCCTTTGCACAGCAGTTGGCAGAGGTCTCGGATGCTCACAGTGACTTATACCCGATGGTGCGGGGACGCATCGTGGCAATAAATGGGCAACCACCTGGTGACTCGGTGCCTGCCGAGGCACAAGGCGACAATGCGTTGCGGCGCGAGCTCAACCTGACCTGGAGCAATGTGTTGCCGGAGGGCAACCGGCTGGTGGAGGGCAACTGGTTCGATGCTGCTTCTGCTTCTGCTTCTGCTTCTGGCGATGGGCATGCCAGGGGCGGTAACGGAGCGTCATTGGAGGCTCCTGTCTCTCTGGAGAGCGGTCTCGCCGAGCGTCTAGGATTGGCAATGGGAGATCGTCTGACCTTTTCGGTGGGTGCCGATACTCTGACTGGCGTCATCACCAGTATCCGAGACCTGGACTGGGATAGCTTCCAGCCCAATTTCTACGTCATCTTTCCGCCAGGTGTGCTTGATGGCTTTGCGCACAGCTTCATTACTGCCTTTCATCTCGACCCAGTGGACTTGGCGGCAGGCCAGGCAAACCCTCTTGGTGGCATGGTCGAGGCCTTTCCTGGGGTAACGATCCTGGATGTCGATGCGTTGCTGGGGCAGGTGCGGCAAATGCTCGACCAGGTGACCAGAGCGGTGGAACTGGTGCTGGTATTCGTCCTGCTGGCAGGTATCAGCGTGCTCTATGCCGCACTTGTCGCCAGTCATTCTGTACGTGCTCACGAGAGCGGCCTG carries:
- the lpxL gene encoding LpxL/LpxP family Kdo(2)-lipid IV(A) lauroyl/palmitoleoyl acyltransferase, encoding MSDAPKKNHFIHPRYWPTWLAITGMRVSAWLPWRVKLALGKSVGLLAWRFAKRRRQITETNIRLCFPELDEEAQAQLVKDSFIANGIGIFETATGWCRDPEHMRHRVTFKGQEHMARVEEAGKGALIIGIHFSTLDLGGALHSLFFPADVVYRPHDNALFEQFMTRARNGIFGTSIDRHDLRGVVRRIKTGHHVWYSPDQDFGRDASVFAPFFGIEAASIKLTGKIARMTGAPVMPLIFHRNPDNYTYSLEYLPALENYPTGDEVADAARINQVIEQAIRRSPEQYLWMHRRFKTRPNRDDPKIYDV
- a CDS encoding DUF2254 domain-containing protein, encoding MAPTLLLHPIQLFKRFASSIAYLPTLAALAYGSLALLAFTAPVSSDFLPESIRQLSLSKPDEAQPLLLALLGGMISLMVFSFSMVMSVLSQAGANFSHKLVFGLISERHNQWVLGHYLGTILFILMLLIVPHAANGDLVWRSAAVYAACVMVLHCLGLFVYFIHNVSQSIQVGSVISGLHANTLRAMKRRREKEQDERCQHLPLPTTNRSACHEIVAREAGYLQSGNLFEMASLAESIDGVVHLDFRFGDYVLEGQPILLLECNKAPDDDCRADLLNCLTQLNGESVEEHFIHGMSQLMEVAIKALSPGINDPGTARLCLHRLTDLLSHYMRWQPANCITDSSGKIRVAWQAESFDSLIHRLLTPILQYGREDQSILLGLLKAVKSLSLTANPQQLATLQRVADRIVENLEQQSTHELDRQFVNQRLQQGLHRLRLPASLSKEGPVAKHT
- the ettA gene encoding energy-dependent translational throttle protein EttA, with translation MAQYVYTMNRVGKVVPPKKQILKDISLSFFPGAKIGVLGLNGAGKSTLLRIMAGVDTEFEGEARPMPGINVGYLPQEPELDDTKSVRETVEEALGEIKEAQTKLDAVYAAYAEPDADFDALAAEQARLENIIQAADAHNLDRKLEVAAEALRLPPWDAKVVHLSGGERRRVALCRLLLSNPDMLLLDEPTNHLDAESVAWLERFLHDYPGTVVAITHDRYFLDNVAGWILELDRGHGIPFEGNYSQWLEAKEQRLEREAKQEASRQKAIKHELEWVRSNAKGRQAKSKARLSRFEEMQSGDFQKRNETNEIYIPPGPRLGDKVIEFHGVSKRFDDKLLYEDLNFNVPHGAIVGIVGGNGAGKSTLFKLIQGKETPDSGDVIKGETVDIAYVEQLRDALDNKQTVWEAVSGGQDMLNINGYEMPSRAYVGRFNFKGNDQQKFLRDLSGGERGRLQLAQTLKQGANVLLLDEPSNDLDIETLRALEEALLAFPGCAMVISHDRWFLDRIATHILAFEGDSQVVFFEGNYTEYEADHKKRAGDDTPHRMKYKRIDA
- a CDS encoding PA3496 family putative envelope integrity protein, which gives rise to MSRDSLIDDSDFDLDDAVNDDEYTSRNPRTSRTDTLKARRRVEALLEERRLKQAIDDDWDFDEEDEEE
- a CDS encoding SelT/SelW/SelH family protein, which produces MARVKIVFCTQCQWLLRSGWYAQELISTFGEGLEEVTLVPSHGGRFEITLDDQLLWERKRDGGFPDIKTLKQRVRDVIEPSRDLGHIDR
- a CDS encoding DMT family transporter; the encoded protein is MNSDRQAMAYGLGAVALWSTVATAFKVALGHMSPLELIWIAALVSWILMGTLVIRRGQMRNALRQGWSTACWAGLLNPVAYYLVLFAAYDRLPGQEAMALNYTWALTMALLAVPILKQRLTPVDVLAGGVAYSGVWVIATRGQVLSVTFADALGVVLALVSTLIWALYWLLNARDRRPPMVAQWQNFSVAIPVLTILMLLGPGFEWHGITALGAGVYVGLFEMGVAFVLWQMAVHKVSRTAKVSNLIFLSPPVSLLLLHFVIGEPILPSTLVGLVLILSGLGLQQCQRTPPAQEDAST
- a CDS encoding arylesterase, with the protein product MTDGIPEVGQLHRHPGLHSRWLLMIIVFCTALWSSSGIAQTKSQPPTLLVVGDSLSAAYGIPQETGWVTLLSQRLDGQARVINASISGETTSGGASRLASLLEKHRPEIVILELGGNDGLRGLPPQQMQANLDRMIEQSLASDAEVLLVGIDIPPNYGQAYREAFGQVFQKLADEYQLPLLPFLLDGVALQPELMQDDGIHPTAEAQPRILDNVWTRLTPLLREAGIPSTDTPQVEASS
- a CDS encoding ABC transporter ATP-binding protein, coding for MSKAPLSTSSPHAHSPVAEAVLAARGLAKSVTSGSRVLTILRELELVVHAGESVAILGQSGAGKSTLLGLLAGLDDPSEGELSLFGESLTELDEDGRAALRNGRVGFVFQNFQLLPTLTALENVLLPTELSMQNHREQRAREWLERVGLAQRHDHLPRQLSGGEQQRVALARAFVTSPELVFADEPTGNLDPQTGERIIQTLFELNQEQGTTLVLVTHDHALARRCDRCLQLVDGRLEAMDVSETGS
- a CDS encoding ABC transporter permease; protein product: MKGHQSMEVAAMGGLVARSLRRDLRAADVRALLIALILAVAASTMMGFFLDRLERGLVRQAGQMMGGDLVLEQSTPFDDGLRQQLVEAGMQLSDQVDLVSMASREEAFQPVSIKAVDKAYPHYGSSRIDRGEGAEEVEHGPARGELWLSPRLRQLLDIELGESLQLGQARFKVGAWLEREADQSTGFGSLNPRVMMHVADLDATGLVQPGSRLEYEILAAGSAQSVEQLAPLLERLRREGVEVRDVRHDRPQLGSALERADTYLSLAGLAAVLLAGVAVALSTRRYVERHLDSAALMRCFGASQATLMYLFGLQLLVLSVVAALLGAVLGLAGQALLVALIRPFLPMELPSPGWLPLWLGVLTALAVLAGFAGPTLLRLRRVSALKVLRRELDPLPVSAWMMVVVAAASFGALMWLYSGSLGLALGLLLGGLLALVVMWGVGGLVLDALMWLVSRLGAGARQGWRHALQLGARQLARRRNLSLGQLLAFAVTFFAMAMISLVRGDLVTTWQEQLPADTPNHFAINIQPGERDAFAQQLAEVSDAHSDLYPMVRGRIVAINGQPPGDSVPAEAQGDNALRRELNLTWSNVLPEGNRLVEGNWFDAASASASASGDGHARGGNGASLEAPVSLESGLAERLGLAMGDRLTFSVGADTLTGVITSIRDLDWDSFQPNFYVIFPPGVLDGFAHSFITAFHLDPVDLAAGQANPLGGMVEAFPGVTILDVDALLGQVRQMLDQVTRAVELVLVFVLLAGISVLYAALVASHSVRAHESGLLRVFGAGSKMMARVQWAEFAIMGLAAGLLAVLLAEIAAAVLYLAWLDLPPRLHPLLWVTLPLLAALLLGCVGQWLSRNIRRQAPAASLGLLGDT